One Vicugna pacos chromosome 12, VicPac4, whole genome shotgun sequence genomic window carries:
- the LOC102535123 gene encoding large ribosomal subunit protein eL32-like has translation MAALRPFVKPEIIKKRTKKFIRHQSDRYVKIKRNWWKPRRTDHRVCRRFKGQILMPSISYGSNKKTKHMLPSVLHKFLVHNVKELEVLLTCNKFYCAEIAHNVSSKNRKAIVERAAQLAIRVTSPNARLRSEENE, from the coding sequence ATGGCCGCCCTCAGACCCTTCGTGAAGCCCGAGATCATCAAAAAGAGGACCAAGAAGTTCATCAGGCACCAGTCAGACCGATATGTCAAAATTAAGCGGAACTGGTGGAAACCAAGGCGCACTGACCACAGGGTGTGCAGGAGGTTCAAGGGCCAGATCCTGATGCCCAGCATCAGCTATGGGAGCAACAAGAAGACAAAGCACATGCTGCCCAGCGTCTTGCACAAGTTCCTCGTCCACAACGTCAAGGAGCTTGAAGTACTGCTGACGTGCAACAAATTCTACTGTGCTGAGATTGCTCACAACGTCTCCTCCAAGAACCGCAAAGCCATTGTGGAAAGAGCAGCCCAGCTGGCCATCAGAGTCACCAGTCCCAACGCCCGGCTGCGCAGCGAAGAAAATGAATAG